aatatattaaaaaaataataataattgacaATTGTGCCGGGTACCAGAAGACCACGGTTGGTAAGGTGGAAGAAGTTGAAACCAAAAACTATTTCATTCAAGTTCTTAAATTAAgattaacaaaatatttatgCTAAGAGAAGGtacaatatttttaatgaagTACAATACCATACATACAAGCTAAACATTGGACAAACGATATATGCTCAAATTAGGGTCGTCATGTCCACGCGTACAAAAAATTCCAACAAGgagataagttgggtcaaaatccAATGTGTGAGCATTGTCATGCATCCATGTCATCATTTTCAAGTTATTATAAATTGACAAGTggcattttgtatttttaacaaaataaatttttaaaaaatattagatTGTAAAAATTCAATCAATGATACCGTAGTATTAAAAATCGTACTGTGCATTAAACCGTGTAAGCTGAAGATTCAACTGATACGATGAATATTGAACTGTTGGTTTATAATacataataaatatttacatatataatatattcattAATGAAAATATATACTATATTCATATGGTATATATTTTCGTTTATAGTATatagaaaataatataatatagtatatttttttcgtatatagtatatatagaaaataatatatttacatatgTATATTAATTTCGAGAGTAAATATATTACTGTATATACTGTATTCTTCGAAGGATTTAATCGAATCGGACTTTTGCACTAGCGTcgatcttcatcatcatcatcgataTGCCGCAATCATAGATCTATTGTCTCCATGAACTCACGGTTCATGATGATTTGCTACAAAAATATCGACTTCGCTATCGATTCCCAATTTTCGTAGTATGACCGGCGGCACAAACTGGTATTTTAAAATATGGATGATACACaatctaatttaatttctttgcaTGTATTAGTTAGTATGAATGGGCATGTGAGTGTAATCTTTTATATCCATTTTACTTTTAATAGATGGATATTTATTGCATACATTTATCTTAAAACACATAAATCACATACATGATcacttttttgagaaaaataaatatattattataatttacgAAATTTATCTTTATAATTTCTATGCATTATACATGTATATGGTGCATacaattttgttctttctaTGTATCATTATTTCAATTAATGGATGTTGCcttgaaaattaatattttttttatgcattATACATGCATTGTTAAAATGtatattcatttctttcttgcACACAGGAAAAAGAATTATATATAGTAAGTTCAACATATAATACATGCATGTCACTCACTATTAGCCCATATACTACAACAAATCGTGAGAATGACGGAGAATAACCGAGGAGAGCTTGATCGTTCAAAAATTATGTAGATGTATATATAAAtttcatatatattaattttgtttagAACATACAATAACCATCATATGaatatttatatgttattaattttgttatttataagTGCATATTGATGCATGCTTCTATTCTTCAAAATCAGATTGATATTTACAAAgcaaaactaaaataatgaaccaTATTCTAGATTTCGAATTACAGAATTGTTTCAACgaactataaaataaaatacatgtAAAGCGCAGGTATACGACtagttaattttaaaaattatattcccTCATGTTGGATGATAAGAGAATATGATATGTGATGAGTAAATTATGCTCATCATAAATTAGTGCAATTAGTCCAATTAAATATAATTTCCTCTACCTTGATTAAAGTAATCATTCAAGCTAGCAACCGTATTCAAAGTTGGGTGTTCATGCATGCATACCTAACCTTACGCGGCTATTTGTAAAAGTCAATTGACATTCtccaagtatatatatacaattaaattttcaatttcaaagaCTTCAAAGTTCATACTTTCATGTCAACAAGAACATGTCTCGATTTTACCGTAATATTAATTGGTCTGGTTCCCATGACTACGTCAATACAATGACTAAATTGATAGACTTTGAAAGTTTACCTCAccaattcattaaaaaataatagtttaGGTTTGAAAGGGAAATTATAATAAGTTGGAAAATTTGTTCATAATtacttttcaattttcaaacatacaAAGCTCTTTTCAATGGCCCAACAACCAAAGAGAGAATAATAATTGTGAAATCTTTGAATCAGTCTGGCATTCCATGACAAAAACTTCACGGCTCTTCATTCTCTCACATTGGGCTATTTGTATTGGCCCATCACAAAGCCCAATGAGCCCAATCTATGGATTTATGCGCTTCAAAGTGGCCCATGTCAGAAAGACGCCTCACTCAGTCACACAGCGCTTCGGCGCTTCCAGCCTTCCAGGAGGCACGTTTATAATTGTGAAATCTTTGAATCAGTCTGGCATGCCATAAAAAGCCTTTCCAGCTCTTCGTTCTCTCAAATTGGGCTATTTGTATTGGCCCATCATAAAGCCCAAGAAGCCCAATCTATGGATTTATTGGCTTCAAACTGGCCCATGTCAGAAAGACACCTCACTCAGTCACACCGCTTCCAGGAGGCACGTTTCGCATGTCCATGTCCCTCTGTCTTCTGTAACCTCGTAAAGCGCTTAAACCTTCCGTCTCACGGAGCTTGAAAAGTTGGAAGGACCAAATTCTTCTGCTCTGAAACTAGAAATTTCTCTATCTAGGGTTTTTAATAGCTTTCCCTATCATTTGAAGGAAAGAACGAGGAATTAGGGTTGCCAGGGGAGAGTGTCCATGGATCGTCTTCGTCCCAGGCCGAGGCTCCTCTTCTCTGGATTCACAAGTGCTGAGGTGACCACGCgattctcttttgttttcctaTTTTTAGTCGCGAATATTTTCTATCGCAGTGTGTTATTTCTTTCTCAACTTCTCTTAGGGTATCACGGAATGTGAAACCTGATTTTGAACTGCTGTTTGTTTCTTCCGTCATATATTTGACAATTCTTCGAAGGAATTGAAACATTAGCGCTTACTTTAAAATCAGTTTTTCATGAATTTTCTAACGCATTATTACTTACGTTCATATGGAAACTTCTCTATGTACTTGTATAAACGGCTTTAATTGGTCTATGATCGTGATCAGCTTCTACTTAGCCCAAAACCTGGGGTATTTATGATCCTATATCATTAGcttttaaatttgtttgtttcttacCGCATATCCCATTTAGGATTCCAATATCTTTTGTCCTGATACCGTTAGTTATATTTGATTAAGGTATGCATTAATCACGCCAATACTTCTTTACACCATTAGCAAACTCATGTTGTTTTTAGGAGTTATGATCTTAATATCCAGAATAGCTgtcattttctaattttattgattttgaatGTCGCAAGggatgtgtgttttttttcattcttttttcccCATTTTGCAGGTTGAGAAGATGGAGAAGTTTCTGAATGAATCAGATATTCGATTGATGGACAACGAGTTTTTTCAGAAAATTGCAAAAAGTTTTAAGTGAGTTTGCGCTTAATTATGTGGTTATGACAGAATCAAATTACTTGGTTCGCACTTACACATGTTAGTGagacaataatattttttgagaTTAGTTCTCATCCCCTTCTGCCAACCAACCGAGAAAAAAAAGTTGTGAAAAATTGAATTGTCATGTCATGTATTTGCAGTTGCTCTTCTGGTCGTGCTGGGAAACCTATTATTAAATGGACAGAGGTTCATATTCTTACATTATTATGCCACTTTTACTGTTCTTCCTTGTTTGATCATGTTGCCCGGCACAGGACTTGCTTGTGGAAGTCGTAGACAAATGTTTTCTAACTCCTACTCTCATATTAGGTCCAAACTTGGTTCCAGGAGAGGGACCAGCATTGCATGCCTATGCCCGAAGTTGTTCCAGTAGCTAGTCCTCTAAGAAAGAAGCGAGGGCGTTCCCCAATTCCTAAAGGTGCTACTCTCATCAATGAATTACTGACATAGTAAAACTGTAAAAGTTTGATTAATCAATACTAGGACAAGGGAAAAGTTCATCCTCTCCCCCTTAGTCTGAGCTTTTGTAGCATCGTAGGAAGCTGTTGTATATGCAAGTGTTGCAAACATGTTTAGTTGCATCATCCATGTTTGTAGGCTAGTGGATTACCGAATGTCACTACAAAGCATTCTTATCCTACCCCAATAATGTATATTATGGGGTTGTAATAAACTCAATTTAATGTCCGACAGGCCGAGTAGTAAACCTTCTCAGTAGTGTTTGATACTAACTGTGAACATGTTCATTAGGCCAAAGGAGCAAGCATGATTATTGTAACTTGTgagatttttttgtttcccaTCGATTCTTATAATTTGGAATTTCTTTGTTGACGTAGCTATGCATGGATCCGCCTCTTTTGTGTGTGCAGGAGTGCTTGTTTACATATAGATACATTTTAAAGTACCTTCTATTTATGAGGAAACTTTCTTATATTATCTATCCTCTTTCTAGCATTCTGATACACAGGATTATTCAAGTTTTTGTCACTGAATGGATGGCTTTGCTTCACTGTGTATAAAGCACAATATATTGCAAGAAGAAGTTTGCTATGAAGTTGTCCCAGTTCCTGTGATATGAATGATGACTTTTACTTTCCTGTATCTGATGATATTTGTTCAGAAGCAGGGGAAGAGCTGCCAGATCTCTCAGAGTTGGAATTTGAGGCCAAGTCATCAACAGACGAGGCATGGTAAGAAATTAATCTTACATAAAAGAGCACATACATTTTGGCTCCTATCTTAAATGCTAGGTCTGCTCGTATTGAGAATCTAGGTATTACCTGGTGCTTCTGTTGGTATGTTAACTTCGACCTTCCCCCTCACCTGGTGTTAGTGCCCATAAAGGCAACATTATAGACTATATTATACTGAAAAGGCTGTGAAGCATCTGAGAACTTTTAGAGCATTTCTAAATTGTTGGATCGAAAAAACTTGGTTATCATTTTTTCATATAGTTAATTATACAAAAATTCTTAGTTATCATATTTTGATGTAGTTAGTAATACAAAAATTCTACGCAGAGATGGCAAAGCTAATGGAGCAAGAATGATGAGGGTCTTGACGACTTTAATTAGTGGTGCCTCCAGACTATTATTTTAAGTCTATTGTTAGGCTTGTGACATTGATACTTGGAATCATAGCTCTCACTTTATGTTTTTGGCTCTGTGTCTCTTATAGCATCCGCATTCTAACATCCTTGCCTTCTCTCCCATCCCATATGGGTATATACATGTATGGTAAACATGGAATCATAACTCTTGCTTTATGTTTTTGGATATGTGTCTCTTATAGCATCCACATTCTAGCATCCTCATTCTCCCCATCCCATATGGGTATAGACATGTATGGtaaacatttttttattcttgctCATTTTTTGAACCTTTTTGCCTTTACAGGTATGACGTTGAGTCGTTTCTCACACACAGGTTTCTAAGTTCTGGAGAAGCTGTGAGTATAATTTGCTTCCActctgcattaaaaaaaaagtaataataaattatatgcaTAAACAGAACAAGTTAAGTAAGGTGAGCGTGAGAAATTAAAAATGGGAATGCTATTAAGAAGTCAATTTTCTTACCCTTCcgtatgtaaatattttattttatttttcatttattaaagGAGGTTCGTGTGAGATTTGTCGGATTTGGGGCGGAGGAGGATGAGTGGGTTAATGTGAAGAAGGCTGTGCGAGAACGCTCCATCCCTCTGGAGCATACAGAATGTCATGCAGTGAAGGTTGGAGATCTTGTGCTATGCTTTCAGGTGGCTTTCGTTGCATTCTTGCGAAGGCAACAAATTAAAATTCTTTGATTTGAATAGTACAGCTTACTTATGGCATGGTACAGCTTACTTAtggcattttttttatgttcagGAGAGGAGAGATCAATCCATCTATTATGATGCTCATGTTATCGATATTCAAAGAAGATTGCATGATATTAGGGGCTGCAGGTGTCGTTTCTTAATTCGATATGACCATGACAACACCGAGGCATGTATTTCTTACTTGAAGCCTTTCACTATTTTGTATGCACACTCTCTGGTATTGATTTGTCCTTTTGGCCCTTATAGCATAGTTGCTTATTTTGCCAGGAAAGAGTTCGTTTAAGGAGATTATGTCGCAGGCCTCTATAAAATATATGTTCAGGAGATATTTTGGATTTTCTGCCACTCTTCAGCgcgttttctcctctttttgtATCTGGGCGGCGGTATGTTCATGCAGAGGACCATTTTAAGAGTTATATTAGTTATTGAGAGAGGATTTATACATGTTAATTAGCCTGACCCAAGATTTAGCAGCCTGGGTGGGCTAATGAGAAGATAACCGCCTCTCTTGTCCATCTTCCCCTCCTGATGATACGGTCTTTTTCACACAAAGCTGGGCTGGGGTGGGCAGGGCAATATATTTTGTAGTATTGGTTCATGCGAAGTCGATACACaaagcttatcaaaaaaaaagtcgaTCCACAAAAATTAACCTCAGTTGATCATGGGCTGAACGTGGGTAGATTATGAAAATTTTCCATTCCATGGGCTCGAGTGGGCCGAGCCCGCCTGAACAATCAGGCCAGAACATCTTCCTAAGCCCGGCCCAAAGAAATATAATAGAAATTCAGCCCCAGGGATCCGGACTATACAAGGGTCAAGGTCGTTAATAATGAGCTGGACTTGGGCCGAGTTTGACATTTTTCCATTCCATGGGCTCAACTGGGCCGGGCTCTCCTAAACATCAGGCGAGAAAATCTTCCGAAGCCAGGCCCAAATAAACCAAGAAAGTCTGCCCCAGGGATCTGGACTCAAAACTAATATGCTTGCTTGACCTAAAATGGCCCAAAAATTATTTTGGGCCAGATTTTGAACCAAAGCCCATATCAGGAACCTTTTCTAGGCCCGTATTTGATCAAGACTGACGGGACGGGACGGGACGGGCCTACCATGTCAACGGGCCCGTGATGCGCTTTGCCGGTAAACACCACCTCGAAGCATCAGCAACTTTGTCAATCACCTTGCCATCTGGATGACTGAAAAAACTCACCAATTTCAACCCTGCGATCATAAGTTTAATTAAGTATGAACTGTTAGATCCCTTCCTATATTTTCTCGTAGATACTGCTCTGTGCAGAAGTAAAATATTCACAGATCAAGAATCAATTGGAAATGGAACAGGTCATCAGGGACAAGGCTGCAAACTATTAAATAATATGCAACTCCCCACCGTCCCATAAACCAGATGGAAAAGGACCCATCGCTCTATCCTGTGGCAATGGTTGTAGAAACAATCGTAGCTTAACCACAGTTGCTATCATCAACTTAACCTTCATCAGAGTAAAGGATATTTTGCTTCCTGGAAACACAGGAAAACCAGGACTCAGATTCACCACCTTCCCAGCACATGTACTCAGTAATAATCAATTAGATTGCTATGGGCTGCCCCTTTAATAACAGAGCTTCAAGCAGCTAACACAAGACAGCAACATATCAATCACCTTATGATGCTTTCAAAGATGCAAGTTATATGAACGGTAAGCAGAAGTGACTTCACTGAAATAACTTATTAACATTTCTGGAAGTTGTGATCAGACTTCTAGAGGGGGAAAAACAGATTATTCACATTACATGAGTGCAAGATATCTGGAGAACATATAATCAGCCTTTAAACAATTAACAGTGGGAGGCGGACCAAAGTTTCCCTTTTCTCTGAACAATATCAAAATCAATGCATGAGTCAATTTTCAACCAAAATCCATAATGAAAGATGACAATCCAGCTATTATGCATTAAGGCAAAATCTTCCAAACAATCATtagaaaacctaatttgattcTACATTAACAGAtatagagaaaagaaaagatggtGAAATACTGACAATGTCTCTTCAGTTATGTATTCGATTCAGAAAACTCTCCACAGGCTTAGAACAATTCAAGTACCACGTGACAATCCAATGAACTTGAATCTATGATGGTACCTGTTTGTCAAGTTTATACAGACTGCATTAAAACAGAAAAACACAGGCATCAAGTCAACTGAAACAACAGTAGACACACAATGTGAACCAGTGAGAACAGATGCTCACCAGCTGTCGATGACATGATAAGCACCAGAATTTTCTTCCAAAGAGCCTATATAAGAAATGCAACCAGAGAACTCATACTAAAATGAAGGCCAAATATGAAGGCTCCCTTCGTAGTGTCCGCTTCCACAATCTTGATGAAAAAGCTGTTAGTAACTCAACTAATACAGTGAAAACCAACTAAATTCAAGAAACAAATCCATacgaaaacaacaacaaaaatgccATATACAACAGCCTGAGCTGTGGTGAGTTTTTAAATTAGGTCAAGACAAAAGGACTAATACAAGAATTGAATTGGACGAAAAATGTCAATTTACAAAGAAAAAGTTATCCGCACAATCTTAAAATGCTGCCTCCTGGGCAATAAATAGCCGAACCACAATTTTAAGATCTTAAATATTTCCAGAACTACAGCAAGAGACTCAATCACAACCAATATCATTTTTCATTCAGTGCCACCCACAGAAGATATCATGATTACCTAAAAGTTGAAACGATCTTCAGCTTATGTCAGGTGAAAACCACATCGCTTCCTAGTTCCTTCATATTGAAATTCAtcagggaaaaagaaaatgcaaataTAAAGAGGAACTGGAATGCAACCTGTCTGAATTTTGGGTCAAAAAAGACAGAACCAGTAGGATGCATATGCTGCTCCAATGGACGGTTGTTGCCTAAATCCCTAGAAACAATGCATCACATTGATGCAAGGGAGACAAATTTACGCATGACACGAACTAAAAGCATTAATAAAAACCATTACAATCACTTTTTATAATCTACAGAAACTACTTAACATTCTCGCTATCATTCCACTCAAATTCACACATTCGATAAGGTTAAATCATCATATTCATCCTCTGAACAAGCAAAACAGAGACAGAGAAAGGGATAAGTACATAAAGTATGACAAATCGGCTAGAGTCTAGTCAATAAGATGACCTGTGCACGTTTCTTTAACCAAGATTGTTCCAGCTATACAAATCTTTTAAATATGGGTGACAACAAccagttaaaaacaaaaaagctaAATTTAGGCTAGTACACATTTTGATGAAAAACTTCAAGACAGTGCACAGCAGGTCATACAAGATGTTATATGATGGTGACAATAAATTAGAATTTTGCATACATAGATTCCCAAATGCCGTGGGAGTCATTTTGCTGGAGGATTTTTCGTGCCGAAACTCATAGCTGCAAGAGCTGTTTTATGAGTCATAAAGCGCATCTTCAGAATAACATCAGTGATACAAAAAACTTTGGCTGTTCAAGATACAGTTCGACCATAGCAAACGGATGCAATGTACAGATTCTTTGCCCATTTCTCCTGTGAAGAGAAAAGTTCCTTGCATAAATCTCATGTTTGAAAGCATAACATAATTGAATTCATGAAACAGAAAAACAGAACAAATATTGAAATCAACCTTGACATGTGTACTGGGGAAAGCTGAGGTTCGAAGAGTCTCCTGAGTTTCATCTGCAGGTTTGCGTCTTGGCACACTAAGAACAAAAGCAGCCTGATCGCAAGTTGCTGCGGTTGATGTGATACGGTAGCCACCATCCCACCTCCGGTGTATACCTTCAGTAGGATACAGAAAATCTAATTCCACAACCTGAAATTGAGCGGGAATTTGTCACTATAACTTTCTTGCAAAATAATCTCCACAAGCGGAAATTCACAAAACTCAGCAATACCTGGTGACAAAACGGTGTACCTCGAGACATAACAATTACCCATCGACTACCAGCAGTGGCCATGGAAGTGACATAAAAACCCTCCTTCCATTTTTTATTGATCCACTTAAAGGGAAATGAATCACTGACCTTATAGGACTGCTGCAGATACTGGGTCCCTAAACACATTTCAGTAAGGATGATttgagaaaaacacaaaaaaaaaatacaaaatctaAAATTTCTGTAAACACACCCAAAACTAACCCTTTGACATCACAACTAATGAGCTCCCATTGTCAGCTCCAGCTATTGCACTGATATAGTAATTCTTCTCCCATTGTTCCATAATCCACTCCtagaaaagagaaggagaaaaattaaattgtttactTACATATGGTTAGCTGAAGATATGACAATCTGAAACCAAAATTAAACATTCGAGGTTGTAATTTAATAAGAGATTCTACTATCAGAAAATCAACCTTGTGAAGAAAGTAAGATGAGAGCTCATAAACTTGAGTAGTGAAGCCAGTGCCAGCATCCATAATTAGAGCCCATAGGTTTGAGCAAGAAGCCACACTGCTGATAAATAATCCATCTTCATTTCCTTTCTCAATATGTTGCGAGAGCCTCGCATCTGCCACATTGTAGTGATATCTACACAAGGGGACGAAAACATCAACTTGTCATTCTTTACCATAAATATGAAAAAGTTATATGTCTAGCTTCCAGCACAAACCTTTGCTTCATAGGTCGACGAGCATTGTAAACACTAATCCACTGTGTTGCAGGCATTCCGATTCGAACTTTTTTCTTTGGCTGCTCGTCATCTTCGTCCTCCATTGACAATCGTCCTCTCTTCTGTCCAACTTGATATATAAGCTACACGATGCCAAATAGGTACATGCTAGAAGCTTGTAAGAGATTATAGAATGATTTCAAAGAAATGCAAAACACAAAGTCACAAACAAATTGCGGTGCAAAACATCAGATGTACCTTTTGAGCACCATCAGTGTTTATAGGCCTAATATCTGGATTTGGGCCAACAATGCCATCAAAAATTGAGATATACTTGGCATAGTTGGGTTCCTCGTCAAATTTCAAATTCACCACGTACTCAACAAACTGTCGAAACGGCTGCGGACAGAAGCAACACAAAGTTTCGGGGGAAGTGACCATCTTCTTCTTGCAAACCAGGAAGCCTTTATTTTCTCCCTGTAGGAACCACAGCATTAGATAGTGATATAGAATATAAACACGCTCTATCTGTTGCAATTTTGGTAATACCAACCTGATACCCTTGCCAAGGCAGTCTGCTACGGAGAAGAAAAATAAGGGTGTAAGCAAGTGATTCCAAGTCATCTCTCCTGCTACCAGTTCTACCAAGATGAGCATGCACACTAGCATACCGCACTGTTCCCCTGCAGCATGAGAATAAGCAAGTTCCAATGTGTCATGATTCCAACAAAGGAAACAAGAAACCCCAAAGTGTTGTCAAGGTACTTGTAAGTGAATTACTACACAACCTCTAGCTTACCTGAAAACATCTGGACGTTGATCATATTCAACATGTAAGCCAGTTGAACTATCTCGCCACCTGGTAGCTGCAAAGTCAAAGCAGGAAGCAAATAGATTTAATTTGGCAAACGTCTATCACTCAAGAAGCAACAGAAGTTGCACATCATAAAGATTCAATAAGAAAACTCACCTAACCCAAGGTCAACAAGAAACAATTTTTTCTCATCAGGAGTTCCAGGTGGGCCAAGCAAAAAATTCTCAGGCTTCACGTCACCATGCACATACCTGCAGCGATAGAGTAGACACATTTAGCACCAATACACTACAAAGACACAACAACAACGATAGCATTTCATATAGTATCTGGTGATGACTGTCAAATATCGTCATGCTTGTTGAGTAAAAGAATAAGGTGAACAATTGTAAATATATTTCATGTCATAACCCCGGTTTTGCTAGGGAGAAATTCATTCCATTCTTCCTAATGACCCAAGTCAACATAAAACCTTAGAAATCTGAAGCATATTCTACCAATCAATCCCCAGCCTGTCTCTCTATATATAATAGGATTATAGGAGATTAGGAGTACATAAGACTATACGATCATCACCCAGAGGAcccatcataaaaaaaaatcctaagaTGGATGAATAgaacagagaaagagagagagagaagaacaaTATGAAGGATTAAATGTAAAATGTATCACCCTCTTGAGTGGATTTTCTCCAGTATTGAGATTGCTTCAATAGCTATGCATGCAACCATTTCGATAGACATCCTGAAATTGAAAAGGtataaatcatcaataaataggCGTAAGCCAGTTAGataaaagaacaaacaacaagaCGAATGCATTCAGATACCAGCTTAAAGGAGAACTTACGTGTGTGAGTTATTATTCCAAACATCCCATAAGCTAGGCCCAAGTATATCCATTACCTGTATGCAGAAACAAAATAGCACACACCACCATCATAATTCACAGAATttggaaccaaaaaaaaaggtggagGGCATCAAGTCAAGAAGCATACCATGACATAGTAGTCACCTTGCCTACCCTTATAATGAACTCGTGGCACACCATGACTGCCACCAAGCGCACTGCCCAAAGAGCATAGAAAGTACAAGTTACAGCCAAGCACAAGTATAACTCCAGCAGTGAAAACAAAACAACGACGTATAACAAGAATTGTGGTCTCACCCATACACTTGCCACTCATAAGGTGGTCCATAATTGCACCCTTTGCTGCTTCTATGCTCAAATTTCAATGCTACCTGAAATTAGTACATATATCTCATGCATGTTAACAATATAAATCAAACTTACGTCAGAAGTTGccccattatatatataatgatgccCACCTCTAAAGCACCAGGTCCAGTTCTTTCATTCTTTGGGGAGGGGCTGACTCTTCTACCAACGTATACTTGCCCAA
This genomic window from Tripterygium wilfordii isolate XIE 37 chromosome 9, ASM1340144v1, whole genome shotgun sequence contains:
- the LOC120005709 gene encoding casein kinase 1-like protein HD16, translating into MDEYDSGGRSGDKGAGADDEGSRAPLPEKVQVGGSPTYRIGRKLGKGGFGQVYVGRRVSPSPKNERTGPGALEVALKFEHRSSKGCNYGPPYEWQVYGALGGSHGVPRVHYKGRQGDYYVMVMDILGPSLWDVWNNNSHTMSIEMVACIAIEAISILEKIHSRGYVHGDVKPENFLLGPPGTPDEKKLFLVDLGLATRWRDSSTGLHVEYDQRPDVFRGTVRYASVHAHLGRTGSRRDDLESLAYTLIFLLRSRLPWQGYQGENKGFLVCKKKMVTSPETLCCFCPQPFRQFVEYVVNLKFDEEPNYAKYISIFDGIVGPNPDIRPINTDGAQKLIYQVGQKRGRLSMEDEDDEQPKKKVRIGMPATQWISVYNARRPMKQRYHYNVADARLSQHIEKGNEDGLFISSVASCSNLWALIMDAGTGFTTQVYELSSYFLHKEWIMEQWEKNYYISAIAGADNGSSLVVMSKGTQYLQQSYKVSDSFPFKWINKKWKEGFYVTSMATAGSRWVIVMSRGTPFCHQVVELDFLYPTEGIHRRWDGGYRITSTAATCDQAAFVLSVPRRKPADETQETLRTSAFPSTHVKEKWAKNLYIASVCYGRTVS
- the LOC120005710 gene encoding protein SAWADEE HOMEODOMAIN HOMOLOG 1-like isoform X1 — translated: MDRLRPRPRLLFSGFTSAEVEKMEKFLNESDIRLMDNEFFQKIAKSFNCSSGRAGKPIIKWTEVQTWFQERDQHCMPMPEVVPVASPLRKKRGRSPIPKEAGEELPDLSELEFEAKSSTDEAWYDVESFLTHRFLSSGEAEVRVRFVGFGAEEDEWVNVKKAVRERSIPLEHTECHAVKVGDLVLCFQERRDQSIYYDAHVIDIQRRLHDIRGCRCRFLIRYDHDNTEERVRLRRLCRRPL
- the LOC120005710 gene encoding protein SAWADEE HOMEODOMAIN HOMOLOG 1-like isoform X2, which translates into the protein MDRLRPRPRLLFSGFTSAEVEKMEKFLNESDIRLMDNEFFQKIAKSFNCSSGRAGKPIIKWTEVQTWFQERDQHCMPMPEVVPVASPLRKKRGRSPIPKEAGEELPDLSELEFEAKSSTDEAWYDVESFLTHRFLSSGEAEVRVRFVGFGAEEDEWVNVKKAVRERSIPLEHTECHAVKERRDQSIYYDAHVIDIQRRLHDIRGCRCRFLIRYDHDNTEERVRLRRLCRRPL